A stretch of Shewanella dokdonensis DNA encodes these proteins:
- a CDS encoding ligand-binding sensor domain-containing protein encodes MLLMGLGVLSPPLQAVALSQLRFQHINSLNGLHQNSVYSLFQDNGGILWIGTQDGLQSYNGTDFNLFLHDPFRDDSLSDSFITDIVQSADGTIWAGTYSGGVNRFQPETGSFRRYGKAQGLKNLQIVEMATVGKQLWVGTPQGLYRLSDDQNQLLPVAVGQSAFPVVTSLHALDANSLFISTANSGAYIFRAGQWLPITLPPDKQRIRQISSSPDHSLWLAQGNSLWRYHNLSAAPERIYQLPQDNQVIRDIVFVSDDNIWLGGDGTGLINLQRKGEQWHTTVFRYSPFDANGLSDNDVFNLLLDKQGNLWIGTRYSGLNRINITRQYFTHIYNQQDPFNQQHFNNFRAIFRSSDGNLYLGTNNAGLFRLDANGHFHSFNAQFAKVLNVPLKTLHLRIMDIVEDNEQQLWLATNSGLAKLTLDGQLTVYTETTQLGFIRTLTIDAQQRLWLGAGRQLYQFDRKTATATAFTAANNILPANDEPQQVILNVKASPEGLWVSTMMGAYRLDPDSGDKLVFPGKALPHPFVRDVLQAQDGSIWLATHGGLTRYYDGKLTQVAPQNGLLNNTTYALVEDRQGYIWFSSNAGISRLIQATIALRVLMKTKACKRWNLTVVSVGKIVTAVSGLAASMG; translated from the coding sequence ATGCTGCTAATGGGCCTCGGAGTGCTATCTCCTCCGCTGCAAGCCGTGGCTTTGTCGCAGCTCAGGTTTCAACATATTAATAGCCTTAACGGCCTGCACCAAAACAGTGTCTATTCATTGTTTCAAGATAACGGCGGCATCTTGTGGATTGGCACTCAAGATGGCTTGCAGAGTTACAACGGTACTGACTTCAATCTCTTCCTACATGACCCGTTTCGGGATGATAGTCTGAGCGACAGCTTTATCACGGATATTGTCCAAAGCGCTGATGGCACTATCTGGGCCGGAACCTACAGTGGTGGGGTAAACCGCTTCCAACCAGAAACCGGCAGTTTTCGCCGTTATGGTAAGGCTCAGGGGCTGAAAAACTTACAGATTGTGGAAATGGCAACCGTAGGGAAGCAACTCTGGGTTGGCACGCCACAAGGATTGTATCGTCTCAGTGATGATCAAAATCAACTGCTGCCAGTGGCCGTTGGTCAAAGCGCATTTCCGGTCGTTACCAGCCTGCATGCCCTAGACGCCAACAGCTTGTTTATCTCTACCGCCAATTCAGGCGCTTATATTTTCCGTGCCGGACAATGGCTCCCCATCACCCTGCCACCCGATAAACAACGAATTCGTCAGATAAGCAGTTCTCCCGATCACAGCCTCTGGCTGGCACAAGGCAATAGTCTCTGGCGCTACCACAATTTATCGGCGGCTCCGGAACGGATATACCAGTTACCACAAGACAATCAGGTGATTCGCGATATCGTCTTTGTCTCTGATGACAACATCTGGCTTGGGGGCGATGGTACCGGACTCATTAACCTACAACGTAAAGGCGAGCAATGGCACACCACGGTTTTCCGTTATAGCCCGTTCGACGCTAACGGCTTGAGCGATAACGATGTGTTTAATCTACTACTGGATAAGCAAGGGAATCTCTGGATCGGGACGCGCTATTCGGGACTCAATCGCATCAACATTACCCGGCAATATTTCACTCATATTTACAATCAGCAAGATCCCTTCAATCAGCAGCATTTCAATAATTTCCGCGCTATATTCCGCAGCAGCGATGGCAATCTGTATCTGGGCACCAACAATGCTGGGCTGTTCCGGCTGGATGCCAATGGTCATTTTCATTCCTTTAATGCGCAGTTCGCCAAGGTGTTGAATGTACCGCTGAAAACGCTGCATCTGCGCATCATGGACATTGTTGAAGATAATGAGCAGCAGCTATGGCTGGCCACCAATAGCGGTTTGGCCAAGCTGACATTGGACGGACAGCTAACGGTATATACTGAAACCACACAACTAGGATTTATCCGCACCCTGACCATAGATGCGCAACAACGCCTGTGGTTGGGTGCGGGTCGCCAGCTCTATCAATTTGATCGCAAGACGGCAACCGCAACCGCGTTTACTGCGGCCAATAACATCCTTCCCGCTAACGATGAACCCCAGCAAGTCATTCTCAATGTTAAGGCGAGCCCAGAGGGTTTATGGGTCAGCACCATGATGGGCGCCTATCGTTTAGATCCTGACAGTGGCGACAAGCTAGTATTTCCAGGCAAAGCTTTGCCACACCCGTTTGTTCGTGATGTATTGCAAGCGCAAGACGGGAGTATTTGGCTGGCAACACACGGCGGCCTGACACGTTATTACGATGGCAAACTAACACAAGTTGCCCCACAAAACGGCCTGCTTAATAACACCACTTATGCCTTGGTTGAAGATCGTCAGGGCTACATCTGGTTCAGCAGCAATGCCGGGATCAGTCGCCTGATCCAAGCGACAATCGCATTGAGAGTTTTAATGAAAACGAAGGCTTGCAAGCGCTGGAATTTAACGGTGGTGTCCGTTGGCAAGATAGTGACGGCAGTATCTGGTTTGGCGGCATCAATGGGCTGA
- a CDS encoding GntR family transcriptional regulator translates to MTPEFARIYAAGKSLTLVEQVLVQIQTSIIKGELPAGSKINEQALAEKYGISRGPTREALQLLERQRLVVRVPHIGARVAALTVEELNDLYELRSTLEVMACELAAKRITQQQLDNLWQLLERQEAALADGDSYFQQEGDVDFHYQIIRASGNRHLQETLIGGLYHLLRMYRYQCTNNSRRPVRAIAEHRRIVEAIAQRDAELAGLLMRRHIEQGRQNTEQRLKQLQAQTLAAKPQQVC, encoded by the coding sequence ATCACCCCAGAATTTGCCAGAATTTACGCCGCAGGAAAAAGCCTCACGCTGGTGGAACAGGTATTGGTGCAGATCCAGACCAGCATCATCAAAGGTGAGCTGCCCGCCGGTAGCAAAATCAACGAGCAAGCATTAGCAGAAAAATATGGCATCAGCCGCGGTCCAACCCGCGAAGCATTGCAACTGCTAGAGCGGCAGCGCTTAGTGGTGCGGGTGCCCCATATTGGTGCCAGAGTGGCGGCACTGACGGTTGAAGAACTCAACGACCTCTATGAATTGCGCAGCACGCTAGAAGTCATGGCCTGTGAACTGGCAGCCAAGCGTATTACCCAACAGCAACTCGATAACCTGTGGCAGTTATTAGAGCGCCAAGAGGCCGCTTTAGCTGACGGTGACAGTTATTTCCAGCAAGAGGGTGATGTCGATTTTCACTATCAGATCATCCGTGCCAGCGGTAACCGTCATTTGCAGGAAACCCTGATTGGTGGCCTCTACCACCTGTTACGTATGTACCGTTACCAATGCACCAACAACAGTCGCCGTCCGGTCAGAGCCATCGCAGAACATCGTCGTATCGTTGAGGCCATCGCCCAACGCGATGCCGAACTCGCGGGCTTGCTGATGCGCCGTCATATCGAGCAAGGGCGACAGAACACCGAACAGAGATTGAAACAACTTCAGGCGCAAACGCTGGCGGCCAAGCCCCAACAAGTTTGCTGA
- a CDS encoding DUF523 domain-containing protein — protein sequence MACYNQAIVNKRNGIFMSRGKILISACLMGEKVRYDGQDNLITHPVIQGWQQAQRLLIICPEMAGGLPVPRAPAEQLGARVITCDGADVTAAFQRGAECARQLAQQQQVVMAILKARSPSCGVGQIYDGSFSRRLIAGDGVTAAALRQMGIKVFSELQLPEAIAWWQRRLRDEA from the coding sequence ATGGCTTGTTACAATCAAGCCATTGTTAACAAGCGCAATGGTATTTTCATGTCGCGTGGCAAAATCCTGATTAGCGCCTGTTTGATGGGCGAAAAGGTGCGTTATGATGGCCAAGACAATCTGATAACGCATCCAGTGATACAAGGTTGGCAGCAAGCGCAACGTCTGCTGATTATCTGTCCGGAAATGGCGGGTGGTTTGCCAGTTCCACGGGCACCTGCGGAGCAGCTAGGCGCTAGGGTGATCACCTGTGATGGTGCTGATGTTACCGCCGCATTTCAGCGTGGCGCTGAGTGTGCGCGGCAATTGGCACAACAGCAGCAGGTGGTGATGGCTATTCTAAAGGCTAGGAGTCCATCTTGTGGTGTCGGGCAGATTTACGATGGCAGCTTTAGCCGACGGCTCATTGCTGGCGATGGTGTGACCGCCGCGGCGTTAAGACAGATGGGCATAAAGGTATTTAGTGAATTGCAGTTACCCGAAGCCATTGCCTGGTGGCAACGGCGTTTACGGGATGAGGCGTGA